A window of Phragmitibacter flavus contains these coding sequences:
- a CDS encoding DUF1592 domain-containing protein, which translates to MLIPRPHSILLALAILAVVPLVHATPEIALKQRGAEIYKQMCISCHGDQGQGVSGKYDEPIHGTRTLDSLAKRIDRTMPEDDPDLLDEEGARAVAAYIYDAFYSPSAQARNNPERQSLSRLTVAQYQNSVLDIFSRFRGGNDRPKPEERGLKARYKVVKGMGRDGGFDRIDSKIDFNFGNSTPDPEKLNGEGFSISWNGALLAPETGHYEFILKSENGISLWLNSNREPTIDGAIASGETVREEKKTVFLIGGRSYPIRVEYLSYKQPKSSVQLMWKTPHGVQEVIPAHYFYKNSGAERMVVTTTFPADDRSDGYERGTTISKEWDRATTNAAIEVVTHVEKYLDWLAGTKADQPDRVDKLKKFAHAFAEAAFRRPLSDEQKKIFVDLQFEGAPTPEIAVKRVVLLSLKSPRFLYPDLKLNNSDKPDGYDIATRLALAMWDSVPDTNLLKMAAEGKLTDPRQVAAQASRMLDDPRSKNKLHGFFHHWLELERAELANKDAKLFPGFDNTMLAALRESLLTFIDQTVWSDQSDYRQLINADYLMLDERLARYYGKNDLKGGEYQRVSFDPNQRAGIITHPYLLASFAYNKTTSPIHRGVFLTRNIVGMTLKSPPIAVAFEDSKFDPTLTMREKVIELTKDTSCMGCHSSINPLGFALENFDAVGRWRTQDNNKPVDPTGEFDTEDGKTLKLKGPRDIAVYAANSPAAHRAFIRQLFHHFNKQPAGAYGQDTVEFLRQTFSDQTFNIKKLIANAVFIHASQGLPEARQVIAQSKPAQPKPTDPQPKPTAAAAAPTKPATPAPTPPPAATPQKNPSEKPQKPPVVVTKADPPKSPPPPQTQTQPPASKPPEPAKPQATPTPAPAPAPTPSTTPAKP; encoded by the coding sequence ATGCTCATCCCTCGTCCACACTCCATCCTCCTTGCCCTCGCCATCCTTGCTGTGGTGCCTTTGGTCCATGCCACCCCCGAGATCGCCCTTAAACAACGCGGCGCGGAAATTTACAAGCAAATGTGCATCTCCTGCCATGGCGATCAAGGTCAGGGCGTTTCCGGCAAATACGACGAACCCATCCACGGCACCCGCACCCTCGACTCCCTCGCCAAACGCATCGACCGCACCATGCCCGAGGACGATCCCGATCTCCTCGACGAAGAAGGTGCCCGCGCCGTCGCCGCCTACATCTACGACGCCTTTTACTCTCCCTCCGCCCAGGCACGCAACAACCCCGAGCGCCAGTCCCTCTCCCGCCTCACCGTTGCCCAATACCAAAACTCCGTTCTCGACATCTTCAGCCGCTTCCGTGGTGGCAACGACCGACCCAAACCCGAAGAACGCGGACTCAAAGCCCGCTACAAAGTCGTCAAAGGCATGGGACGCGATGGCGGATTCGATCGCATCGACTCCAAAATCGACTTCAACTTCGGCAACTCCACACCTGATCCCGAAAAACTCAATGGCGAAGGATTCTCCATCAGTTGGAACGGAGCCCTGCTCGCGCCCGAAACCGGTCACTACGAGTTCATCCTCAAATCCGAAAACGGCATCAGCCTGTGGTTGAACTCCAATCGCGAGCCCACCATTGATGGTGCCATCGCCAGCGGCGAAACCGTCCGTGAAGAGAAGAAAACGGTCTTCCTCATTGGCGGTCGCTCCTACCCCATCCGCGTCGAATACCTCAGCTACAAACAACCCAAATCGTCCGTCCAGCTCATGTGGAAAACGCCACACGGCGTGCAGGAGGTCATCCCGGCCCACTATTTCTACAAAAACTCCGGTGCCGAACGCATGGTCGTCACCACCACCTTCCCAGCCGACGACCGCAGCGACGGCTACGAGCGTGGCACCACCATTTCCAAAGAATGGGATCGCGCCACCACCAACGCCGCCATTGAAGTGGTTACCCACGTCGAAAAATACCTCGACTGGCTCGCAGGCACCAAAGCCGACCAGCCGGATCGTGTCGACAAGCTCAAAAAATTCGCCCACGCCTTTGCCGAAGCCGCCTTCCGCCGACCGCTCAGCGACGAACAGAAAAAAATCTTCGTCGACCTCCAGTTTGAAGGCGCCCCCACCCCTGAGATCGCCGTCAAGCGCGTGGTCCTGCTCTCCCTCAAATCGCCCCGTTTCCTTTATCCTGACCTCAAACTCAACAACAGCGACAAGCCCGACGGCTACGACATCGCCACCCGTCTCGCGCTCGCCATGTGGGATTCTGTTCCCGACACCAACCTCCTCAAAATGGCCGCTGAAGGCAAGCTCACCGATCCCCGTCAGGTCGCCGCGCAGGCCAGCCGCATGCTCGACGATCCCCGGTCCAAAAACAAACTCCATGGCTTCTTCCACCACTGGCTCGAGCTCGAACGCGCCGAACTGGCCAACAAAGACGCCAAACTCTTCCCTGGATTCGACAACACCATGCTCGCCGCCCTGCGCGAATCGCTGCTCACCTTCATTGACCAAACCGTCTGGAGCGACCAGTCCGACTACCGTCAACTCATCAACGCCGACTACCTGATGCTCGACGAGCGCCTCGCCCGATATTACGGCAAGAACGACCTGAAAGGCGGCGAATACCAACGCGTTTCCTTCGATCCCAACCAGCGCGCCGGCATCATCACCCATCCCTATTTGCTCGCCTCCTTCGCCTACAACAAAACCACCTCCCCCATCCATCGTGGCGTTTTCCTTACCCGCAACATTGTCGGCATGACCCTTAAGTCTCCTCCCATCGCCGTCGCTTTTGAAGACTCCAAGTTCGACCCCACCCTCACCATGCGTGAGAAAGTCATCGAGCTGACCAAGGACACCTCCTGCATGGGTTGTCACTCCTCGATCAACCCCCTCGGCTTCGCCCTGGAAAACTTCGATGCCGTCGGACGCTGGCGCACCCAGGACAACAACAAACCCGTCGACCCCACCGGCGAATTTGACACTGAAGACGGCAAGACCCTCAAGCTCAAAGGTCCCCGGGACATCGCCGTCTACGCCGCCAACAGCCCCGCCGCCCACCGCGCTTTCATCCGCCAACTCTTCCATCACTTCAACAAACAACCCGCCGGAGCCTATGGACAGGACACCGTCGAGTTCCTCCGTCAGACTTTTTCTGACCAGACATTCAACATCAAAAAACTCATCGCCAACGCCGTCTTCATCCACGCCAGCCAGGGACTTCCCGAAGCCCGCCAGGTGATCGCCCAATCCAAACCCGCACAACCGAAGCCAACCGATCCTCAACCGAAACCCACGGCAGCAGCCGCAGCACCAACGAAACCCGCCACACCTGCTCCTACACCACCACCAGCCGCCACCCCACAAAAAAATCCGTCCGAAAAACCCCAGAAACCGCCTGTTGTTGTTACCAAGGCCGATCCTCCCAAATCCCCGCCACCGCCTCAAACTCAGACTCAACCGCCAGCTTCCAAACCGCCTGAACCTGCCAAACCTCAGGCCACACCAACTCCAGCGCCTGCTCCTGCTCCCACCCCTTCGACCACACCTGCCAAGCCATGA